CAACCTTCTTGATCTGTTCGATAGCCTTGTCGATCTCGCCTTTCTCCTCATACATCACCGCCAGATACCAGCGGGCGTTCGAGTAATTCGGCGAGAGCTTGACCACGGCTTCAAGCAGAGCGATACCATCGTCTTTGCGATTGTCGCGATAATAGAGCAGCGCGAGCTGAAGGCCGACGCCGACATCCTGATTGTTGAGCGCCAAGGTCTCCTCCATCTTGGTGATAGCTTCCTTGAGTTTGCCCTGGCGGTCGAGCGTCAGAGCCAGCTGGAACCTGGCCGCGGCGTAATCAGACTTCAATTCAATGGCCTTGTTGAAATTGTCGACGGCTTTATTCAGAAGCTCTTCCACCTTGGCCTGAGCCTCTTTCTTCTTAGTCTCATCCTTGTCCTGAATCCCCCGGCTCGCGACATCGGCCTGATAGACGTAGATCTTGCCTAACTCGGTGTAGGAAGAAGGATTGGCCGGTTCGAGCTCGATCGCCTTCTCGTAAGCCTTCACGGCCCATTCGTCAGCTCCCTGAGTGACGCCGAACAGATTCTGATAGATGGTGGCGAGGACGGACCAATTAGCCACGTTCTCCGGATTCATTTCCGTGGCGCGCTTGGCGACATTAATCGCGTCGGCAGAAAGAGCCGCGACGAGCCGCAATTTATCCTGCCGAACCTGCTCAACGCGCGTCTTGTAAGCATCATCGGTCTCGCCCTCGTCTTTCTTGATCTCG
The Patescibacteria group bacterium genome window above contains:
- a CDS encoding tetratricopeptide repeat protein translates to EIKKDEGETDDAYKTRVEQVRQDKLRLVAALSADAINVAKRATEMNPENVANWSVLATIYQNLFGVTQGADEWAVKAYEKAIELEPANPSSYTELGKIYVYQADVASRGIQDKDETKKKEAQAKVEELLNKAVDNFNKAIELKSDYAAARFQLALTLDRQGKLKEAITKMEETLALNNQDVGVGLQLALLYYRDNRKDDGIALLEAVVKLSPNYSNARWYLAVMYEEKGEIDKAIEQIKKVDELNPNTEVVKKKLEDLLAKKTAPAPAPDQLPLPVDQPVRNPNEPGVKAR